Proteins encoded by one window of Cervus canadensis isolate Bull #8, Minnesota chromosome 18, ASM1932006v1, whole genome shotgun sequence:
- the HSD11B2 gene encoding corticosteroid 11-beta-dehydrogenase isozyme 2 isoform X2 — MALQSLGHAEGCDSGFGNATAKKLDAMGFTVLATVLDLNSPGALELRTCCSSRLKLLQMDLTKPADISRVLEFTKVHTASTGLWGLVNNAGQNIFVADAELCPVATFRTCMEVNFFGALEMTKGLLPLLRRSSGRIVTVSSPAGDMPFPCLAAYGTSKAALTLLMGNFSCELLPWGVKVSIIQPACFKTESVKDVHRWEERKQQLLATLPRELLQAYGEDYIEHLNRQFLHSLSQALPDLSPVVDAITDALLAAQPRRRYYPGHGLGLIYFIHYYLPEGLRQRFLQSFFISPSVPRALQAGQPGLTSARDIAQDQGPRPDPSPTAQ; from the exons GCTGTGACTCTGGTTTTGGCAACGCGACGGCCAAGAAGCTTGACGCCATGGGCTTCACAGTGTTGGCCACCGTGTTGGATCTGAATAGCCCTGGCGCCCTAGAGCTACGTACCTGCTGTTCTTCTCGTCTGAAGCTGCTGCAGATGGACCTGACCAAGCCAGCAGACATTAGCCGTGTGCTGGAGTTCACCAAGGTCCACACCGCCAGCACTG GTCTGTGGGGCCTGGTCAACAACGCAGGCCAGAACATCTTTGTGGCGGATGCAGAGCTGTGTCCAGTGGCCACGTTCCGCACCTGCATGGAGGTGAACTTCTTTGGTGCACTAGAGATGACCAAAGGCCTCTTGCCACTGCTGCGTCGTTCGAGTGGTCGCATTGTGACCGTGAGCAGCCCAGCAG GAGACATGCCGTTTCCATGCTTGGCTGCCTATGGGACCTCCAAAGCGGCCTTGACGTTGCTTATGGGCAACTTTAGCTGTGAACTTCTGCCCTGGGGTGTCAAGGTCAGCATCATCCAGCCTGCCTGCTTCAAGACAG AGTCAGTGAAGGACGTGCACCGGTGGGAAGAGCGCAAGCAGCAGCTGCTGGCCACCCTGCCACGAGAGCTGCTGCAGGCCTATGGTGAGGACTACATCGAGCACTTGAATAGGCAGTTCCTGCACTCTCTGAGCCAGGCTCTGCCAGACCTCAGCCCGGTGGTAGATGCCATCACCGATGCACTGCTGGCGGCCCAGCCACGCCGCCGCTATTACCCAGGTCATGGCCTGGGGCTCATATACTTCATCCACTACTACCTGCCTGAGGGCCTGCGGCAGCGTTTCCTACAGTCCTTCTTCATCAGTCCCTCTGTGCCGAGAGCACTACAGGCTGGCCAGCCTGGCCTGACGTCTGCCCGGGACATAGCCCAGGACCAAGGCCCTAGACCAGACCCCTCTCCCACTGCCCAGTGA
- the HSD11B2 gene encoding corticosteroid 11-beta-dehydrogenase isozyme 2 isoform X1 — MESWPWPSGGAWLLVAARALLQLLRSDLRLGCPLLAALVLLAALDWLCQRLLPPLAALVVLAATGWIVLSRLARPQRLPVATRAVLITGCDSGFGNATAKKLDAMGFTVLATVLDLNSPGALELRTCCSSRLKLLQMDLTKPADISRVLEFTKVHTASTGLWGLVNNAGQNIFVADAELCPVATFRTCMEVNFFGALEMTKGLLPLLRRSSGRIVTVSSPAGDMPFPCLAAYGTSKAALTLLMGNFSCELLPWGVKVSIIQPACFKTESVKDVHRWEERKQQLLATLPRELLQAYGEDYIEHLNRQFLHSLSQALPDLSPVVDAITDALLAAQPRRRYYPGHGLGLIYFIHYYLPEGLRQRFLQSFFISPSVPRALQAGQPGLTSARDIAQDQGPRPDPSPTAQ, encoded by the exons ATGGAAAGCTGGCCCTGGCCGTCGGGCGGCGCCTGGCTGCTCGTGGCGGCCCGTgcgctgctgcagctgctgcgcTCAGACCTGCGTCTGGGCTGCCCGCTGCTGGCGGCGCTGGTGCTGCTGGCCGCGCTCGACTGGCTGTGCCAGCGCCTGCTACCCCCGCTGGCCGCACTTGTCGTGTTGGCCGCCACCGGCTGGATCGTGTTGTCCCGCCTGGCGCGCCCGCAGCGCCTGCCCGTGGCGACTCGCGCGGTGCTCATCACCG GCTGTGACTCTGGTTTTGGCAACGCGACGGCCAAGAAGCTTGACGCCATGGGCTTCACAGTGTTGGCCACCGTGTTGGATCTGAATAGCCCTGGCGCCCTAGAGCTACGTACCTGCTGTTCTTCTCGTCTGAAGCTGCTGCAGATGGACCTGACCAAGCCAGCAGACATTAGCCGTGTGCTGGAGTTCACCAAGGTCCACACCGCCAGCACTG GTCTGTGGGGCCTGGTCAACAACGCAGGCCAGAACATCTTTGTGGCGGATGCAGAGCTGTGTCCAGTGGCCACGTTCCGCACCTGCATGGAGGTGAACTTCTTTGGTGCACTAGAGATGACCAAAGGCCTCTTGCCACTGCTGCGTCGTTCGAGTGGTCGCATTGTGACCGTGAGCAGCCCAGCAG GAGACATGCCGTTTCCATGCTTGGCTGCCTATGGGACCTCCAAAGCGGCCTTGACGTTGCTTATGGGCAACTTTAGCTGTGAACTTCTGCCCTGGGGTGTCAAGGTCAGCATCATCCAGCCTGCCTGCTTCAAGACAG AGTCAGTGAAGGACGTGCACCGGTGGGAAGAGCGCAAGCAGCAGCTGCTGGCCACCCTGCCACGAGAGCTGCTGCAGGCCTATGGTGAGGACTACATCGAGCACTTGAATAGGCAGTTCCTGCACTCTCTGAGCCAGGCTCTGCCAGACCTCAGCCCGGTGGTAGATGCCATCACCGATGCACTGCTGGCGGCCCAGCCACGCCGCCGCTATTACCCAGGTCATGGCCTGGGGCTCATATACTTCATCCACTACTACCTGCCTGAGGGCCTGCGGCAGCGTTTCCTACAGTCCTTCTTCATCAGTCCCTCTGTGCCGAGAGCACTACAGGCTGGCCAGCCTGGCCTGACGTCTGCCCGGGACATAGCCCAGGACCAAGGCCCTAGACCAGACCCCTCTCCCACTGCCCAGTGA